The Tatumella ptyseos genome segment GTGTTTTGTAAGAAGTCACCAAATGCTTTACGTTGATCCGCATCTTTATCGCCACACGCAGTGAGTTGACACACCACCATCAGTAACGCAATTAACCCACCTACTTTTTTCATCATTTGTGAAAGTCCTGATGCCATTGATTACAACTCCTGTATTAAATCGGTTTGCAGCCTATGAGAGATCTCAAGCGCGTGATCAGTAGAATAGAGCAAACCGCGCTCAACGCCAACGGGGCAATATGAAAATTACAGGAATATTGCCAGCAAGTAGATGAACGCGAGCAAGAATTAATTCCGCTATCACCGGTATAACTTAAGAAATTTATATTCCCATAATCTTATTTTTGATGTTTTTCTTAATTTTTTGTGCTTTTTTCTTTTTTTTCGAACTCATTTTCATTCTAATACTCTCAGTCTTGTCCTGATAGATAGTCTATTTTTTTAAGTTGGGTGTAATGATTAAAGTTCGTACATTGAGTCAAACTCAAGTATCTCTCTTTCTCGCGATGTATGTGGGATGGTTTTTAAACAGTGTAATCTTTTACAGACATATCAAATTAGCCGTTCAGCAGCCCACTTTGCTGGCGTGGTGTACGATTCTCGCAGAGGTTTTCGCGACTTTTTTCGCGACTTTTTTAGTCCTACGGTTGACGTCCCTCGGGGGAAGGTGGTGTTTCAAAATCCTTTCCTCCGTCATCGTGCTGGTCTCAGTGGCCAGTGCTTATTATATGTTCATGTTCAACGTCATTATCGGTTATGGAATCATTGCTTCAGTGCTAACGACTACCGATACGGACCTCACGACTGAAGTAGTAGGAATATGGTTCTATCTTTGGCTGATTATTCTTGGGGCGCCGCCACTTTTCTTGATTTGGCTAAATGAGTGCCGCGCAAGTTTAGCAGCACAAACACGCCAAGCTAAGTCGGCTCTACTGAGTTGGGGAACGTTATGCTTAGCGGTGGCCTTAGCCTGGGTACCTATCCGCAGTCTCGATAAGGTCTATAAAAAGCAAGAACATCAAACTAATCGTGATATGCCAAGTTATGGTGGGACTGTTGCGCATACCTATTTGCCCGCAAACTGGTTATCTTCACTGGGTATTTTTACCTGGTCACGATTAAATGAAGATATCTTTTCTGAAGATCTCGTCGACCCCGCTGAGCGTTTTCACTACACGGCACCGAAAAGCCTCGATGACACCTACGTTGTTTTCGTCATCGGTGAGACGACACGTTGGGACCATATGGGGATTTTTGGATACGCTCGTGATACCACGCCAAACTTAGCCAAAGAGCCTAATTTAGCCGCGTTTAGAGGGGTATCTTGTGATACCGCAACTAAACTCTCTTTACGGTGCATGTTCGTGCGAGAAGGCGGTGCAGCCGATGATGCGGGACGTACACTTAAAGAGGAAAATGTTTTCTCAGTGCTCAGAGAGCTAGGGTTCACCTCCGAGCTCTATGCGATGCAGGGTGAGGTATGGTTCTACAGTAAAACCGATGCGAACAACATTGAGTTTCGCGAGCAAATTGGCTCAGAACCTCAGAACCGAGGGAAAACGGTTGATGATATGCTGTTGGTGCCTAAAGTCGCGCAATCAGTTAATCGCTTCCAAAAAGGGAAACATTTAATCATTTTACACACTAAAGGTTCCCATTACTTATATTCGCAGCGTTATCCGAGAAGTTTTGCCAAGTACACACCAGAATGTATTGGCAGTAACGATTTCTGCACTAAAGATCAGTTGATTAACGCTTATGATAACTCGGTGCGATATGTCGACCATACTCTAGCAGCGATTTATGATCAGCTTCGCGATAAGAAAGCCATAGTATTTTATGTGGCGGATCATGGTGAATCGATCAGTGATAACATGCATTTTCATGGCACGCCACGAGAAATGGCACCACCGGAGCAATTCCGCGTACCAATGATTGTTTGGGCCTCGAATCCTTTCCTAGAGGATAATGATAATAAGCAGCGTTTTAGCTTGTTACAACAGCAAGCGAAGGCCGGTGTTATGCATAAACACACCGAGATTTTCGATTCGTTAATGGGGTGCTTAGGCTATAGTTCTGATGATGGCGGTATAAAAGCAACAAACAACTGGTGTGACCACGCAACCTCTGAAGCTGCAATCAAGGCTGCTACTGCGCAGCATTAAGGCTTGATGAGTTTTTAGGCACTCGCCATCGAGGGACGTAAAAAGCGGTTGACGCTAAGCGGGTAGCGCAGTAATATGCGCCCCCATCGGCGAGTAGCGCAGCTTGGTAGCGCAACTGGTTTGGGACCAGTGGGTCGGAGGTTCGAATCCTCTCTCGCCGACCAAATTTAAGAAACCTGAACAATATGTTCAGGTTTTTTTTTGCGTAAAATTCGAGACGTCATACTAACCTGCTGGCAAAATATCAGACTAATCTCTACACACACCCATCACTTCGATAGAATTTTTTGTTATAAAAACTTAACACCAGAAAATATCCCTTCTTTTAGATAAGCAATCTGGAAAATAGAAACGTTTAGGTTGATACGACTTATACAATTTTCTTTAGAAGCGTAATCCACTTCTCATCTTCCAAAAGCTTTAGGCTTAACCGTACAAGAAATATTGACTTTATCCCCTCTCTTTCATCACATTGGGCTATCCAGCCGCAACATGGCTGAATAGCATCTCACTCGTTGGCGATGCGTAATAATAAAAATAATTCATCAAGCAGACTCTTTTGCTGACTTGTGCACACAACATTTGTAATTCATGGAGTGACAATGATTAAGACTCAGTCTCATCTTCGTAAGTTTTCCTCACTAGGTATTTTGACAGGTGCTTTACTAATAAGTGGGGGGGTCAGTGCAAAAACCTTAGTGTACTGCTCAGAAGCTTCACCTGAAGGCTTTAACCCCCAATTATTTACCAGCGGAACAACCTATGATGCGAGTTCTGTTCCCATTTATAACCGTTTAGTGGATTTCAAAGTCGGTACTACCGACATCCAACCATCATTGGCTGAACGCTGGGAGGTCAGTGCAGATGGTAAAACCTATACCTTCCATCTTCGCCCAGGAGTTAAGTGGCAAACGACGAAGGATTTTACTCCGAGCCGCACGCTGACCGCTGATGATGTGGTGTTTTCGTTTGAACGCCAGCTGGATAAAAACAATCCCTACCATAATGTTTCGGGGGGAAGTTACGAATACTTCGAAGGCATGGATATGCCTAAGTTAATTAAAAGTGTCGAGAAGGTAGACGACCTTACCGTTAAAATCACATTAACTCGTCCAGAAGCCCCTTTCTTAGCCGATTTAGGAATGGATTTTGCCTCCGTTCTATCTAAAGAATACGCAGATGCGATGTTGAAGGCTGGAACGCCGCAGAAAGTAGACCTCAATCCGGTCGGTACTGGGCCTTTTATTTTACAGCAGTATCAAAAAGACTCTCGTATCCTTTATAAAGCGAATCCAAATTATTGGGGACCTCATCCTAAAATTGATCGCTTAGTGTTTTCAATCACACCTGATGCATCAGTACGTTATGCAAAATTACAAAAGGGCGAGTGCCAAGTAATGGCTTTCCCTAATCCGGCTGATCTCGCCAGTATGAAACAAAATAAATCGATAAATTTATTACAGCAGCCTGGATTGAATGTTGGATATTTATCCTTTAATACTGAGAAAAAACCGCTAGATAATGTTCAAGTTCGCCAAGCATTGAATTATGCCGTCAACAAAGAAGCAATTATCAAAGCGGTTTATCAAGGTGCAGGCGAGGCGGCTAAGAACCTAATCCCGCCAACGATGTGGGGATATAATTCTGCCATCAAAGATTATGGGTATGATCCCGAAAAAGCCAAGGCGCTTCTAAAAGCGGCGGGGATGGAAAAAGGATTCACCATCGACCTCTGGGCAATGCCAGTACAACGCCCTTACAACCCTAATGCAAGACGTATGGCGGAGATGATCCAAGCCGACTGGGCTAAAGTTGGGGTTAAAGCCAATATCGTGACCTATGAATGGGGTGAATACCTTAAGAGAGCCAAGGCCGGCGAGCATCAAACTGTCATGATGGGCTGGACCGGCGACAATGGTGACCCAGATAATTTCTTTGCTACATTATTTAGCTGTGCGGCGGCGAAGGATGGGTCTAACTACTCTCGCTGGTGTTATAAGCCTTTTGAAGATCAAATTCAGCCGGCTCGCTCAGAAAGTGACCATCAAAAGCGTATTGCTTACTATCAACAAGCGCAAGTCATCATGCATGACCAAGCTCCCGCACTGATTATTGCCCACTCAACGGTTTATGAGCCAGTAAGTAATAAAGTGATTGGTTATCTTGTTGATCCTCTTGGTAAACATCACTTCGAAAATGTCGATTTAAAAGAATAATTATGATGATGCACCTGGTTACTTCATACCAGGTGCATGACTTTACGACAGGCTATTTTTGCAAGATGAGCGATAACCCAACGTTACGATTGGGATTTGAACGAGATTTTATATGCTGCAATTTTTATTTCGACGATTGGGTCTGCTAATTCCCACCTTTATCGGTATTACCTTACTCACGTTTGCTTTCGTACACCTTATTCCCGGTGATCCGATCATGATCATGGCGGGAGAGAGGGGAATCTCCCCTGAACGGCACGCGTTATTAATGCATCAACTTGGTCTAGACCTCCCGATATGGAAACAATATTTCAACTACATTCAGGGGGTAGTGCACGGTGATTTAGGGATTTCGCTAAGCAGCCGTACGCCAGTATGGAATGAGTTCGTGCCGCGTTTTCAAGCAACGCTAGAGCTAGGCATCTGTGCGATGTTATTCGCGATAATCGTTGGTATTCCTGTGGGGATCATCGCAGCGGTAAAACGCGGATCCATTTTTGACCACACTGCTGTAAGTATTTCCTTGGCCGGTTATTCCATGCCAATTTTTTGGTGGGGAATAATGTTAATTATGTTTGTTTCCGTAAAGCTCAATCTTCTCCCCGTTTCCGGTCGTATTAGCGATGTGGTGTTTTTAGATGACAGTAAACCTCTCACCGGATTTATGTTGATTGATACCTTACTGTGGGGCGAGCCAGGTGATTTTAAAGATGCTATCCAACACATCATCCTACCTGCCATTGTACTAGGGACCATCCCTCTGGCGGTAATTGTACGCATGACTCGTAGTGCGATGCTGGAGGTATTAGGTGAAGATTATATTCGGACGGCGAGAGCGAAAGGACTTACCCCATTACGCGTGATTTTAATCCATGCCTTACGCAATGCCCTATTACCCGTTATCACTATCATTGGATTACAGGTTGGCTCGTTATTGGCAGGGGCCATTCTCACTGAGACCATTTTCTCATGGCCGGGATTGGGCCGTTGGCTCATAGAGGCGCTACAACGTCGAGATTACCCCGTTGTGCAAGGGGGAGTATTGTTGGTCGCTATTCTAATTATCGCAGTAAATTTTATTGTCGATATTTTGTATGGGGTGATCAATCCCCGTATTAGACATAAGAAATAGGGGGCGTCTATGTCTATTCAAAAGACTCACAATAAGAATTTACCTACTCAGCCTCTGACCCCTCTTCAAGAGTTCCGCCTCTATTTTTGCCAAAATCGCGGCGCGCTAGTAGGGGCTATTTTTATCGGCATTATGCTTCTGGTGGCTATATTTGCCAATATTCTTGCGCCACATGGTCCAGCTGAACAGTTTCGTGATGCGCTTTTGCATCCACCGGTTTGGCAAGCAGGAGGTAGTTGGAAGTTTATCCTAGGTACCGATGATGTTGGGCGTGACATTCTTAGTCGGCTTATGTATGGAGCACGTTTATCTCTATTAGTCGGTTGCCTTGTCGTTATCCTCTCTCTCTTTTTCGGCGTCGTATTTGGCCTCATTGCAGGTTATTTTGGCGGGGCGATTGATGCGGCAATAATGCGTATCGTTGATATTATGTTGGCGTTACCGAGTTTATTACTGGCATTAGTGCTGGTAGCCATTTTTGGCCCATCGATTTGGAATGCCTCATTAGCCTTAACCTTCGTAGCCTTACCACACTACATTCGATTGACTCGTTCAGCGGTGCTCGTTGAAGTACAGAGGGATTACGTTATTGCTTCAGGTGTCGCAGGCGCAAGTGCTAGTCGGCAAATGTTTATTAATATTCTCCCCAACTGTTTAGCCCCACTAATAGTTCAAGCTTCACTAGGATTCTCTAATGCGATTTTAGACATGGCTGCATTAGGTTTCTTAGGGATGGGGGCTCAACCGCCTACCCCAGAGTGGGGGACGATGCTTTCCGATGTCTTGCAATACGCTGCCAGCGCTTGGTGGGTTGTGACTTTCCCAGGTCTTGTCATCCTGCTTACCGTCCTTGCCTTTAACTTGGTCGGTGATGGTTTGCGCGACGCGCTTGATCCAAAACTTAAACAATAAGAGGCATCGACATGGCATTATTAAACGTAAATAAGCTATCGGTGCAGTTTGGCGATCCTGCTTCACCTTTCAAAGCCGTAGACGGTATTAGTTATAAAATCGACGCAGGACAGGTCGTTGGAATTGTTGGGGAGTCGGGATCCGGTAAATCGGTAAGTTCTCTGGCCATCATGGGGTTGATTGATTTTCCAGGTAACGTTATCGCTGAAGATCTCCATTTTAGCGACAATGATTTGCTAAAAATCTCAGCAAAGCAGCGCCGTAAAATTGTTGGGTCTGATATTGCAATGATCTTTCAAGATCCGATGACCAGCTTAAACCCCTGTTTCACCGTCGGCTATCAAATCATGGAAGCGATTAAAGCCCACCAAGGTGGTAGTCGTCGTGCAAGGCGACAGCAAGCTATAACTCTCCTTGAAAGGGTAGGGATTCCTGATCCTGCTTCACGGCTGAATGTTTACCCCCATCAGCTTTCTGGAGGGATGAGCCAGCGAATCATGATAGCAATGGCTATCGCGTGTAAGCCCAAACTACTGATTGCCGATGAACCCACCACAGCACTCGATGTCACCATACAAGCGCAAATTATTGAACTGCTGCTTGCGCTGCAACAGCAAGAGAATATGGCGTTAATTCTCATTACTCATGATTTAGCATTGGTCGCGCAATCGGCCGATCAGATCATTGTTATGTATGCTGGCCAAGTTGTAGAAGTAGGCCGTGCCGCAGAAATATTCACGACCCCGCGCCACCCTTATACTCAAGCTCTTCTTAACGCTTTACCTGAATTCTCAACGGATAAAGCGAAGCTGGCATCATTACCGGGGGTTGTACCCGGAAAATATGATCGGCCGGAGGGCTGTTTATTAAGTCCACGCTGCCCCTATGTCACCGACACGTGTCGAGCTAAAGAGCCAGAGATAGATGAGTTCGAAGGTCGGCAAGTCAAATGCTATTACCCATTGAATACGTCAGGGAGACCAAGCTATGACGCATAACGTTGAACAGCCCTGGCTAATTGATGCGAGAGGTCTAAAAAAACATTATTCGGTTAAAAAAAGCCTATGGGGCAAACCTGCAAAGGTAAAAGCATTGGATGGTATAACCTTCACACTTGCTCGTGGCCAAACATTAGCAGTGGTAGGTGAGTCAGGCTGTGGTAAGTCCACGCTAGGACGTTTACTGACAATGATCGAGACGCCGACATCAGGCGAGCTTTACTGGAATGGCCAGAATCTCCTTGAAGCGGACCGACAGGCAGAAGCCTTGCGCCGAAAAAAAATTCAGATCATTTTCCAGAACCCTTATGCCTCGCTCAATCCGCGTAAGAAAATAAGTCAAATTCTGGAAGAACCTTTACTGATCAATACCGATCTGAACAAAGCACAGCGACGTGAAAAAGTTCTGGCAATCATGAGTAAGGTCGGACTTAAAGCGGAACATTATGATCGTTATCCGCATATGTTTTCGGGTGGGCAACGGCAACGTATTGCGATTGCTCGTGGTTTGATGTTGAATCCTGAAGTCCTTATTGCCGATGAACCTGTCTCCGCATTAGATGTTTCGGTTAGAGCCCAAGTGCTTAACCTAATGATGGAGCTCCAACAGGAACTGGGATTATCTTATATATTTATCTCTCACGATCTCTCTGTTGTTGAACATATTGCGGATGAGGTCATGGTAATGTACTTGGGGCGTTGTGTTGAAAAAGGGACGAAACAGTCAATTTTTACTCAGCCGAAGCATCCCTACACCCAGGCCTTACTTTCAGCTACGCCACGTTTAAACAGAGAGAGTCAACGAGAGCGCATTAAGTTAACGGGTGAGTTACCCAGTCCCTTGAACCCCCCTGCTGGCTGTGCTTTTGCTGCGCGCTGTCGCCATAGAATGCAGCAATGCGAGGAAAAATCGCCGCCCCTCAAGTCCTACGACGGTCAACAAGTGGCATGTTTTTACGTGGAGCAAGGTGAAACTATCATATAAGGATGTGTCATAAAGCAAGGATGCTGAGTGACTATTAATAATTTAAAAATATTTAAGCAAAATAGCCAGATTAATGGATAATTCCTGATAATTAAGGTAAAAGGCTGAGATATACTGGTTATTGAAAAGTTTCTGCAATTTGAAAAGGATGGCTCTCCATTGCGCGTGCACCGCTCACTAACAATCAAACAAATGGCGACAGTTTCTTCTGTGGTTGTGGTGGTTGTCTGTATATTTATTATCATTCAGCTATTTCATTTCGTTGGCCAGCGTCGTATTGAATATGCACAACAAATGGAAAATATTGCACATACCATTCGCCAACCTTTGTCGGATGCGGTCTTACGTGGAAATATCGAGGATGCCCAGCGTTTATTGAATTCACTTAAACCGGCCGGGGTGTTGGGTAAAGCAGAAATTACGCTGCCAGATGGTTTTCAAGCGTTACAAGTCGATTTTACGGATTACGATAGCGTACCGGTCGTCATCGCACGGTTATTTAATTTACCCGTTATTATATCCTTACCACTCTACTCGCCAGAACATACCAGTATACCTAAGCCTTTAGCCTATTTAGTGCTGGAAGCTGACTCAACCCGCGTTTATCAATTTATACGCTCTACGATAGGAACGATGGTTGTCACCTATCTATTGTTGGCATTAGTGCTCTCCATAGCAATCAGTTGGTTTATTAATCGTTTAGTGGTCTATCCGCTACGCCATGTTGCACGTTCTTTGCAGAGTCTGCCTTATTGCGGGGTAGATGTGGAAGTGCCCCTTCCAGCAGGGCATCGAGGAGACGAAATTGGTGTGTTAGTCCGGGGTATTAATCACCGGCAGCGAATGAGCGGAACTATTTATGAGCAACTTGAACAAGCGAAAACACATGATGCATTAACCCAGTTACCCACTCAGGCGCTGCTGCTGGGGTTGATGCAACAACATATGGTTTCCCAATCGAGCCACGTAGCGTTAATGGCTGTCAAAGTTGCCCCGCTAGATGGTCTTCTTAACTCCGAAAATCAGCGTGAAGTAAAGCGACTTTTCGCAAAGAAAATCAGCGAACTGGTCAATGAGGATATTGTGGTCGGGCAACTCGCGGATAATCAATTCATTCTCTTTTTCAAGTATGCGCCTGCACCCTTAGCATTGATGGGATATGCGGAGGCTTATATTGCAGCCTTAGTCGAGCCTTTTCATATCGATAACCTCTATTTACAAGCACAAGTACATATCGGCATTGCCTACTCATCCCCAGATAAGATGAGTGCTGAATCCCTTCTGGAATCTGGGTTAGCAGCGATGCAAAGTGCGGTAGCGAAAGGTTCGAATCAAGCACTCTTTTTCGATCAAGAAATGACTGAGATATCCCATCGACGTTTGGTTCAAATTAAAGAAATCCTAAAAGGGATCCAGCAGAAACAATACGCCCTGTTTCTCCAACCGCAAATTGATATGAAGACAGGTAAAATAAGCGGTGCTGAAGCGTTACTACGGGTTTGTCGCGATGATGGTCGTTATTCGCTACCCGAGAATTTTATTACCACAGCCGAAGAGATAGGGGTGATGCCGGAGATCGGGCGCTGGGTTTTCGAAGAAGCTTGTCGCATGTTGGCGAGTTGGCAAGAGAAAGGGATTAATCTTCCGCTGAGTGTCAACCTGTCTGCTGCACAGTTACGCGATAGCTCAACGGTTGAGTTTTTAAAGCAGTTGCTGACCGATTACCATATCCGACCAGGTACTTTGGTGCTGGAACTCACCGAAACGGCACAAATTACCAACACTGCCTGGGTAATGAAGGTACTTCGTCCTATTGAGCAAGCGGGCGTCTCGATGGTGCTCGATGACTTTGGGATGGGGTACTCAAATCTTCATTATCTGCATCAGTTCCGTTCCTTACCGGTACGCAGAATTAAGCTTGATCGCAGTTTTGTCTCAGAACTTCCGGTTGACGATAAAATGGTGCGGGTTATTGCGGCAATATCGAACATTATCAATGTTGACGTGGTTGCTGAAGGTGTGGAAACGGAAGTTCAGCGGGATTGGTTGCTTGAGCGAGGCATTCGTATTGCCCAAGGATATCTTTATTCACCGGCAATTCCTGAGGATGAGTTTATTGAGCGTTGGCTATCTTGATAGGTGGTTTTTCGTTTTAGACGTTTTTTTATCCGCTTACCCAGTTTTTTCGTTAAAAGATGTTTATAGCGGTGCCTGAGACTTGCCCTGAGAGCTGAGATTAGGATAATGGCAAAAGAACCACATTATTCTCTATTCGCCATCGAATATTTGGCGACTATTGTGGTCTTAAGATTAACTTTTCCTAATTTACTACTACTCTCAGAGGTCCTCATGCCGGGCATTAAATCACTGCTTTGGGTTAGCGGAGTGCTTTTATCAGCATTCAGCCTAACGGTCAAAGCAGAATCTTTACATCCTGATCCGGCTTGGCAACAAGGTCAGTTGAGTAATGGTTTTGGTTGGCAAGTACTGACTACCCCTCAGCGTCCTTCCGATCGTGTTGAATTACGACTTGTTATTAAGACAGGTTCGTTAAATGAAGGCCCGAATCAGAAAGGTTTTAGCCACCTTATCGCCCGCTTAGCGATGGTACATAATCTTGCCTTAACCCCTGAGCAGCAACGGACGCTTTGGCATGCTGATATGTCAAAGTCTGGTGCCTTACCGCCGGTCATTACGTCTTATGACTACACTCAATATAATCTTAGCTTACCCGTTAATCGCCCAGACCTGATCAAGTCAGCCTTAGAGTGGCTAGCGGCTACGGCTGGCACTATGCAAGTTACGCCGACAACGGTTGCGACAGCATTAGCCGCAACTGACCCCACTGCAACCTGGCCAGATAATACTCAAGATCAACTGTGGCGTTATCGTTTACAGAATTCGGCTCTCTTGACCCACGATCCCAGTGAGCAACCTAGTGCCATCACTAATTCACAGCCTCTCGCACAGTACTATCACCAATGGTATACCCCAGATGCTATGACTTTATATGTTGTGGGTAACCTAGAGAACCGCGCGATTGTTGAGCAGATCACTAAAACCTTTAGTGCATTAAAAGGGAAGCGTAAATTACCGACACCCGTACCGGTACTTTCCCCGTTATCAACCCAACCGACGAGTATGGTTGATAATTCTTTACATACTCCACGGCTGGTAATGAATTGGGATACGATGTGGCTACCGATTCAGGATTCGCAAAGTCTAGAGCACTACTGGCTTTCAGATTTAACCAGAGAAGCGCTGTATTGGCATCTGCAATCAGTAACCGAATCAAAGCAAACTGCGCTGGAGCCAGTTGACCTACAATGCCAAGTGCTATTTTCCCGTGCGCAATGTGGTTTGAAAATCGATGCGGAAGGTGAAGCATTAACCAAACAGTTGGCGGTAGTGGGTAATGAGATTGTTCGATTACGAGATCAAGGATTAACGCAAAGTGAATTTGATCAATTACTGACGAAACAAACAACTGAGCTAAGTGGTTTATTTGCCACCTATGCGCGTACTCCTACCGATATGTTAATGATGCAACGATTACGTTCTCAGCAAAATGGCATGGTTGATATAGCGCCTGAACAATATCAAAAGCTTCGCCAAGAGTTTTTAGCAAATCTGACGCTTGACGCGGTAAACCATGAATTGCGCCAGCAGCTTTCTCAACCTGCAAGCTTTGTTTTACTGCATCCGGAAAACACTTCAGGCCCGAGCGTTGAGCAGTTACAAGCGCAATATAATGATTTGGTTACCGAAGGTGAAGAGGGCGCAAGCGAGACTGCTGATGCAGCCTCTTCAGAGGGCCATTAATTGCGCCATAATACCTTAATGATGTGATACCCAAAGGCAGTCTTTACGGGTCCGTAAGGCGTTAACAGCGGACAGCTAAAGGCTGCCTTATCAAAGGCTGGTACCATCTGCCCGCGTCTAAACTCGCCAAGATCGCCGCCCTGTTTGCCTGAAGGGCAGGTAGAGTATTTCTTTGCCAAGGTTTGAAAATGAGCGCCTTGTTGTAAGTCCGCTAATAACTTTTCGGCTTGAGCTTTCTGTTTAACTAAGATGT includes the following:
- a CDS encoding insulinase family protein: MAKEPHYSLFAIEYLATIVVLRLTFPNLLLLSEVLMPGIKSLLWVSGVLLSAFSLTVKAESLHPDPAWQQGQLSNGFGWQVLTTPQRPSDRVELRLVIKTGSLNEGPNQKGFSHLIARLAMVHNLALTPEQQRTLWHADMSKSGALPPVITSYDYTQYNLSLPVNRPDLIKSALEWLAATAGTMQVTPTTVATALAATDPTATWPDNTQDQLWRYRLQNSALLTHDPSEQPSAITNSQPLAQYYHQWYTPDAMTLYVVGNLENRAIVEQITKTFSALKGKRKLPTPVPVLSPLSTQPTSMVDNSLHTPRLVMNWDTMWLPIQDSQSLEHYWLSDLTREALYWHLQSVTESKQTALEPVDLQCQVLFSRAQCGLKIDAEGEALTKQLAVVGNEIVRLRDQGLTQSEFDQLLTKQTTELSGLFATYARTPTDMLMMQRLRSQQNGMVDIAPEQYQKLRQEFLANLTLDAVNHELRQQLSQPASFVLLHPENTSGPSVEQLQAQYNDLVTEGEEGASETADAASSEGH
- the ppiC gene encoding peptidylprolyl isomerase PpiC, whose protein sequence is MAKTAAALHILVKQKAQAEKLLADLQQGAHFQTLAKKYSTCPSGKQGGDLGEFRRGQMVPAFDKAAFSCPLLTPYGPVKTAFGYHIIKVLWRN